A part of Desulfomicrobium baculatum DSM 4028 genomic DNA contains:
- a CDS encoding transposase, producing MRSHRKYDPNFKREAVRLVIEDGMGIREVERSLGITYGVLKGWVQKHRDHQDAAFVGSHAPESPEAELKRLRKENERLQRERDILKKAVAIFSTDPHRYSGS from the coding sequence ATGAGGAGTCATCGCAAGTACGATCCTAATTTCAAGCGAGAGGCAGTCCGTCTGGTTATCGAGGACGGCATGGGAATCCGCGAGGTCGAGCGCAGTCTGGGCATCACGTATGGCGTCTTAAAGGGCTGGGTGCAGAAACATCGAGACCATCAAGACGCAGCCTTCGTGGGCAGTCATGCGCCGGAATCACCAGAAGCCGAACTGAAGCGTCTTCGTAAAGAGAACGAACGACTTCAGCGAGAGCGTGACATTTTAAAAAAAGCAGTGGCCATCTTCTCGACGGACCCGCATCGATATTCGGGTTCATAA